The Hymenobacter sp. 5317J-9 region GACCAGGTGAAAGCCTATGCCCACGACTTCGTGCAGGCGCAGTTTCAAGCAACTCAAAGCAACTGAATAAAAGTTGCATAGGCTGGTGAAGTCTTAAGTGGAATTCTCCGCTCAAACTCACTGTTGAGGTAAAGAGAGTTTTTCCCTCTCGCCCTGCTATATGGCAACTAACAAACCGGCCGGCGACGGCCACCGTAACGGCGCAGTGCGCGACCGTTCGCAAGTTTTCAACCCCGTCACGGAGCAATACGTGAAGCGGAACACCACCAACGGCCAGTTCATGGACGTGAAGCAAGATGGTACGCCCTTCAAAGGCGTGCGAAAAGAGAAGGGAGGCAAATAGTACTACTTCTACTCTGTTTTTTATCAATAAAATGGCGGTTCCGAAATGGAGTCGCTTTTTTATTTTAATTGTTGCCCCCGCTAATGCAGGTATCGCGCCGACACCACTACATTCCCCAGTTCCTCATCAAGAATTTTGCGGATGCGGATGGACTGCTCTACTTGCTTGATAAGCAGACGGCAGAATAGCCAAGCAGCGGCAAAGCCCGAAGGCTATATTCTTTGAAATGGACCGGAATACAGTTCTCTTTCACGGCCAGCCTAAAGACCATCTGGAAGCCCTGTATGCAGCTTTGGATGACAAGGCCGCCGCCGATTTGCAAAACGTCCTACTCTCCCGAAAAGCTTCTCTCGAAGAAGTGGTGAGCATTGTTGCGCTGGCCAGCTCCCTTAAATGGCGCATACCGGCGAGCGACCCACAGTTTGGCCGACTGAAAGAGGAGTTGAGCCTGGCCGACTTAAAGGCAGAAATCCGGCCCATCGACCAAGCTAAACCAGTGGACCAGAACGCGCTGAGCCAGTTGGTAAATTCGGATGCTATCAAAGAGGCCAAGCGTATCTTATTGCCCCTGCTGCCGTTGTTTGACGAGAATAAGCTTACCGACATTCACGCCAGCTGGTTTATTCACTCGCAGCCCGATGAACGGTTTCCCTCCGTGATTGGAGACTGCCCCGTGCTGGAAAGGCCCGATGCGGACCATAGCAAGCTCGAAGACTTCATCTTTCCGCTAAGCGCTACCGACACTTTTATTTACAAGCACTGGGCCCAGAAGCGGATTAAAAGCCCAATTTTTACTATCCAAAAGGACTTGGCTACCCTTCACTATTCCACGCGTTACGTTGCGTGCAGGAGCAAAACACACTTGGAAACCATCGTGCAGATGTACAGCGCGATGCAAGCCCAAAACCAAGTAGGACAGCTAACGAAGCTCTTATTTGACTTTATCGCCTAATCCAATTAGCGAAGTTCGAAACCCCGAGCAACTACCAGCCAGGTTCACTCCCCACGTTTCGCGCACTCTTTAATAGGGTGCGGTTAACTACCCACGCCACCGCCAAGCTCTTCTAAAGCCCTTAGCCTCGGCATCCGCAACGGTTAAGGCGTAAAACTCACCTGCCTTATCCAGCTTGGTTCGGTCGTACATCTGGTCAAATGGCAAGTGATAAATACGCTCACCCGTTGCCGGACTGATGTGGCATTTTATCATCGGAAAAGCGCCCAGCTTCACCTGCTCCCGAACCTGGATGCGCAAAGCCTGGGCAAATTTGCGGGCCGTATCCGACAAATCCGTGGAGGTGCAAAACACCCCTACAATGTTACTGGCGGACAGTAATTGCGGAAAAAGATGTAGCTGCTGGTCGGCTAGTTTTTTCTGCGCTGAGTTCAGATAGAATTTGACGGTAGTACCAAACAGCTGGTTGATGTGCTTCTCGTGGATGAGCTTGTGCTTGCTCCAGTACTTGCATTGCACGATGAGGGTGTTGCCGTCTTTACGACAGATTAAGTCCCTCCCCAGGTCTTCCTTGCCATTCTCAATACCGAAATAGGTTACGGTATAACCTTCACATTCATACAAGTACCCCACGAATCGCTCGTAATCACGGCCCAGTTGGTAAGGACTTTTCCGGCCCTGCATGTACCGCTCCAAGGCCCGCTGGTTACGCTCGGTAGTGGAGAGACTGCTGTATTCACCGGCCGTCAGAAAAACACTCACCGGGTCGGCTTCCTGCGGTGCTTGCTCGCCAAACGTATCCTTTATTTCAAGCAGCGCCTCCTCCATTTCTCCTTCGCGGAACTCCGTCAGAAATGGAAACAGGCCTTCGTATTGGTTAATTACATACTGCAGGTGCTTCAACTGAGCAGCCAGAATGCGTTTCTCTTTGCCGACTTCACGCACTGCCTGGGCAGACGACTTAGCCGGCCGGGGCTTAAAGGCCAAATAGTCAGCAACCTGATTGTTGTTGAGCAAGACCAGGTCCGCAATTGCGCCGGCTAGCCAGGGAAAGCTTTTGCTTTTCTCGGTTAACACTTTTTCCAATCGAGCCACATCAGCGGTGCGCTTGTCGAGTGTTTTCTCCCGGACATTTAGCTCGGAATTTCTGGTTTGGTAATCCTTGTAAAGGGTGCTCTTTTCCTGCGCCAGCTGCTTATCAAGCCGGTTTTTTCGAATTGCTAGCAGCCCTAATCCGACCAGAAATCCGAGCAACACCAACCATAAATACAGATACTCGGCCATAAATAGTCAAGCTAACTAGTAGTCATACCAGAGAACAAACAGGGACACTTAAACCGAGCGCGCAATCTTAAGCATGGCCGCCGGCGAGTCGCCAAACTTGCACAGGGCCTCGCAGTGCTGGCGCAGCTCCGAAAACAGAATGTACCGGATGGTCGCGCCGGCGGCACGGATGGCCGGGCGAGAAAGCTGGGCCTGCACTTCCTTCTCGCGGGCGTCGGGCACCACTAGGTAGAGCGCCGTTTCGTGCTCGGGCATGGAGAAGGCCAAATCCGTCAG contains the following coding sequences:
- a CDS encoding restriction endonuclease, producing the protein MAEYLYLWLVLLGFLVGLGLLAIRKNRLDKQLAQEKSTLYKDYQTRNSELNVREKTLDKRTADVARLEKVLTEKSKSFPWLAGAIADLVLLNNNQVADYLAFKPRPAKSSAQAVREVGKEKRILAAQLKHLQYVINQYEGLFPFLTEFREGEMEEALLEIKDTFGEQAPQEADPVSVFLTAGEYSSLSTTERNQRALERYMQGRKSPYQLGRDYERFVGYLYECEGYTVTYFGIENGKEDLGRDLICRKDGNTLIVQCKYWSKHKLIHEKHINQLFGTTVKFYLNSAQKKLADQQLHLFPQLLSASNIVGVFCTSTDLSDTARKFAQALRIQVREQVKLGAFPMIKCHISPATGERIYHLPFDQMYDRTKLDKAGEFYALTVADAEAKGFRRAWRWRG